The following coding sequences lie in one Vitis vinifera cultivar Pinot Noir 40024 chromosome 19, ASM3070453v1 genomic window:
- the LOC100254688 gene encoding uncharacterized protein LOC100254688 — MKTKPHVWIKLRFLFSVSSSFFNLIPKTPVAKTRVWAPVAAISTITASVNESPVAKNRVWTQISRTAATTALINGTPDGNLVEVRDDHPINSTDVFRKWGCSDSEIAKIFVRRPSLRRADPNLIQSKLNVLSLLGLTSADLVKIINCRPRFLSCRINRCFDERIEFFLELFGSRDFLRKAIVRNPSLLIYDLNSKIKRVVELYEGMGVARKDFILMVSSRPTMISRTSFNDEKLEYIRRTGVSKKSKMYKYVVVLMGISRLETIREKVGNLEKFGFSEDEVLGLFGRSPLVLTLSVDKVQRNMTYVLGTMKLPARAVLDCPFLLYANLEVVLKPRFLLAGKIEEMGLAPQIKGPKLFRALRMKEDRFLGAFVTCHPESLSNALMEYYRNMKGLKRLAVASKKNLRQGFPF, encoded by the coding sequence ATGAAAACCAAACCCCATGTTTGGATCAAGCTGAGATTTCTATTCTCAGTTTCAAGTAGTTTTTTCAATCTAATTCCCAAAACCCCAGTTGCAAAAACTAGGGTTTGGGCACCAGTTGCTGCAATTAGCACCATTACTGCATCGGTAAACGAAAGCCCAGTTGCAAAAAATAGGGTATGGACACAAATTAGTAGAACTGCCGCCACTACAGCATTGATAAACGGAACCCCAgatggaaatttggtagaagTGAGGGATGATCACCCCATAAACTCTACTGATGTTTTTAGGAAATGGGGTTGTTCGGATAGTGAAATAGCTAAGATATTTGTGCGTAGGCCATCTCTGCGCAGAGCAGACCCCAACCTAATTCAATCCAAACTCAATGTACTCAGTTTGTTGGGACTGACCTCAGCTGACCTTGTAAAGATTATCAATTGTCGCCCCCGGTTTTTGAGTTGTAGAATCAACCGGTGCTTTGATGAGCGCATTGAATTCTTCTTAGAGTTGTTTGGATCGAGGGACTTCCTTCGTAAAGCCATTGTTAGGAATCCATCGCTGTTGATTTATGACCTTAATAGTAAGATTAAACGTGTGGTTGAGCTCTATGAAGGAATGGGTGTTGCTCGAAAGGACTTCATTTTGATGGTATCGTCTAGGCCTACTATGATTTCACGAACTTCGTTTAATGATGAGAAGTTGGAGTATATTAGGAGGACTGGAGTTTCCAAGAAATCAAAGATGTACAAGTATGTGGTTGTTCTCATGGGAATCTCACGCCTTGAAACAATCCGAGAGAAGGTGGGAAACTTGGAGAAGTTTGGCTTTTCAGAGGATGAGGTGTTGGGGCTATTTGGGCGGTCTCCACTTGTGTTGACACTCTCTGTTGATAAGGTTCAGAGGAACATGACTTATGTTTTGGGCACAATGAAGTTGCCTGCCAGAGCAGTCCTTGATTGCCCCTTTCTGCTGTACGCTAATTTGGAGGTTGTGTTGAAGCCACGTTTTCTTCTTGCAGGGAAGATTGAAGAAATGGGCCTGGCTCCTCAAATCAAAGGACCTAAATTGTTCAGGGCATTGAGGATGAAAGAGGATAGGTTCTTGGGGGCATTTGTTACATGTCACCCAGAGTCTCTCTCTAATGCATTAATGGAATACTACAGAAACATGAAAGGTCTCAAGCGATTAGCTGTAGCTTCAAAGAAGAACTTGCGTCAAGGATTCCCTTTCTGA